GTTATTGGTAATAATATCGCGAACGTAAACACCGTTGGTTTCAAAAAGGGCCGCGTGATGTTCCAAGATATTTTGAGCCAAAACGTTCAAGGGGCTGGGGCTCCTACAGCAGGTGGTAAGGGCGGAACTAACCCAACTCAGATTGGACTAGGAGCTTCAATAGCATCCGTTGATACCGTCTTCTCTGCTGGTAGCCCGATGACAACCAACCTGCCAACAGACCTTTCTATTGAGGGCGATGGATTCTTTATGGTAAGCCCGGATGATGGAGCCACGATCTATTATACGCGTGCAGGTAACTTTACACGTGATGCCGAGGGATACCTAGTGAACTCCCAAGGGATGAAGCTCATGAACTCTGATCCAGGTGCGATTCAGATCAGCCAAAATGACGGGATTGTTTCTTACTCCATCGGGAAAGACGGAGTTATCACAACCGTAGACGAAACAGGTGCGCTAGACTCTACCAATACCATTGGCGTAATGACCTTCAATAACCCAGGTGGTTTGAAGAAAATTGGGAACAATCTTTACGAAAACACAGTAAACGCTGGGGCGAATGATGGTGACCCAATGACACCGGTGACGCCAGCTGATGCAAAAGTAAGCATCATTGCAGGACAACTGGAAATGTCCAACGTTGACCTTTCTGAAGAATTTACAGAAATGATCGTGGCACAGCGCGGTTTCCAAGCAAACTCTCGGATCATCACGACATCTGACACAGTACTGGAAGAACTGGTGAACCTGAAACGATAATTTCGTTTAACGGAAAAAAGCAGGGGAAGTGTTCAAAGCCTTCCCCAGCTTGATCCGGAAAGGAGCAGCCAATGATTAAGTTAACTCGGTTTAACGGCTCTACTTTTTATCTGAACATCACTCACATTGAAACTGTTGAAGGAACTCCGGATAGCGTAATCACGCTGTTCAACGACAGAAAGTACATCGTGAAGGATTCGGTGGAATCCATCGCTGAACGTGTTCAGGCTTTTTATCATAATGTTCCTCCGGCAACTTCTGTACCGAAAATGCCGGGTGATTCAAATGAATAGCGGGAGGCATTAGCGATGTTTCAAAATCGATTGTTTAACATGGCTCTAATCATTATCATCGCGATATCGCTACTGGGAGTGATCTCGTTTGTGCTCTGGCAAACCTATCTCTCTCCAGCTGCGCAAACATCTTCTACGGAAGAGCAAGAAGTGAAGCCGCTCACGGCAGAGCAAATGAAAGAGTTCTCCGTTGACACTGGCGAAATTACTACGAACTTGCTGACGAATAATTACATGATTGTACGCTTTAGCATTACGACTGACAGTTCTGCTGCCAAAACAGAGTTGGAGCAGCGTTTGCCGCAAGTCAATCAAGTGATTATTAAAACATTGGCGGGGTTGACACCAGAAGATATAAAAGGAACTGAAGGTGTGAACAAGCTGGAAGCAAAAATTATGAATGAAATCAGCTCCCTGATGCAAGAGGGTAAGATTGTTCAAGTAGTGACAACCAAACGCGTCTTGTCATAGGAAGCGATTATGGTATACATAGCAAGGAGGTGACGACATATGGCCGAGGTTCTCTCACAGAGTGAGATTGATGCGCTGTTGGCCGCCCTATCTTCGGGCGAAATGGATGCCAACGAGCTGAAAAAGGAAGAAACTGAACGTAAAGTCAAAGTATATGATTTCAAACGCGCCCTGCGATTCTCAAAAGATCAGATACGTGGTTTAACGCGAATCCATGAAAACTACGCTAGGCTGTTGACTACGTATTTTTCAGCTCAGCTCCGTACCTTCGTGCAAATTACGGTTGCCTCCGTCGATCAATTGCCGTATGACGAATTTATACGTTCTATTCCCAAGATGACCATCTTGAACATCTTTGAAGCTCCTCCGCTGGAAGGACGAATGGTTTTGGAAGTAAATCCAAACATCGCCTATACCATGTTGGATCGACTTCTGGGAGGACAGGGGGCGATTCCGGAAAAGATGGGCGCCCTAACGGAAATTGAAACAACGGTGATGGAACGCGTATTCGGCAAAGCGCTGGATACTTTCCACGAGGCATGGAAGCAAATCATTGAGTTGGATCCTTATCAGGAAGGTTTGGAGATGAATCCACAGTTCATGCAGATCGTCTCACCTAACGAGATTGTCGTGGTAATCTCCTTTAGTACCAAAATCGGCGATACAACAGGGATGATCAATCTCTGTTTGCCTCACGTGGTACTGGAGCCAATCATGACAAAGCTGTCTGGACAATACTGGTTCTCCAAACAGAAGAAAACGCGGGATGAAGAAGAGCGCCTGCGTGTAGAAGAGCGAGTAAAAGTTGCAAATTTGCCGATTGTTGCTGAGATGGGAACAGCTACGATTACAGTAGGAGATTTCCTGCAGCTACAAAAAGGCGATGTCATTCAATTAGATCAATCGATCGACAACAAGTTGAAAATTAAAGTGGGTGACCACTTAAAGTTCTTGGGTCAGCCAGGGACACTTAAAGGAAGAGTCGCCGTACAGATTGATGAAGTCATAGAGGAGGGGGATGAACAAAATGAGTAGAGATATGCTTTCTCAAGACGAGATTGACGCGCTGTTACGTGCGAACAACTTGGTTGAGGACGAAGAGGAAGCTGTTTCGGCAGTGAACCAGGATGTTGCCGATTTTCTGTCCCCGTTTGAACAGGATGCACTCGGAGAAATTGGTAATATCTCCTTTGGGAGCGCAGCTACTGCGTTATCTACTTTGTTAAGTCAAAAAGTTGATATTACAACCCCTACTGTTTCCGTAGTCAATGTCGATGAATTGGAAAGCGAATTCCCGATTCCTCACGTGGCTGTCCACGTGGAATATACAGATGGTTTCAAAGGAATTAACCTGTTAGTCATTCGCATGGAAGATGCTGCAGTTATCGCGGATCTGATGATGGGTGGAGACGGTAGACCAGCGAGCACTGAAATGTCTGAGCTTCATATCAGCGCGGTTCAGGAAGCAATGAATCAGATGATGGGCTCCGCTGCTACGTCCATGTCGACGATTTTCAACCAGTTCATTAATATTACGCCACCAGGCATCGATGTAATGGATCTGGCGCAAGGCAAGGGTGGAGACAGCTTCTCTGATGATGACAGTCCTCTGGTGAAGGTATCTTTCCGCTTAAAGGTAGGAGAACATGGCGAACTTATTGATTCAAATATTATGCAGCTTCTCCCTCTTTCCTTTGCGAAAAAGATGATTGATCGACTGGTTGGAGGTGCAGGGGATGAAGAAGCAGCAGCGGCCCTCATAGATGAGATAGAGATGCCTTCTCTGCCTGCTATGGGTCTGTCGGCTCCTTCTGTCCAGCCAAGTGTGCAAGAACAGCCACAGGGCCATGTACCGCCTGTAGCGCAGCCGCCACAGGCACAGCAACAGCCGATGTATCAACAACCGCCGGGTTACGCACCGCCAATGGGCTACCCAGGACAGCCGCCGATGTATCCTGACGCGTATGGACAACAAATGATGCCACCTGGCTACGCTCCGTACCCAGGAATGTATCAGCAGCCTCCAATGGCTCCGCCAACACCACAGCATTTCGGAGGTCCTGCAGCTAGTCAGGCGAATGTAGTACCAGCACAATTTGCTCCACTTGGAGGTGCTCCTATGTATACAGGAGACATACAGAACTTGAACTTGCTTCACGATATTCCATTACAAGTAACCGTTGAGTTAGGTCGAACGAAAAAGCTCATTAGAGAAATCCTTGACTTGTCCGCTGGATCGATTATACAGTTGGACAAGCTGGCAGGTGAGCATGTAGACATTTTGGTGAACAACAAATTAATTGCCAAGGGCGAGGTTGTCGTCATTGATGAGAACTTTGGGGTTCGTGTTACAGACATCATCAGTCAGATAGATCGTGTTCAAAAATTACAATAAACCAATCAAGAGGGAAGCATTAGGGAGGAGCTATTCATGTCTAACAAAGTTTTAATCGTCGACGATGCAGCATTCATGCGCATGATGATCAAGGAAATTCTTTCAAAAAACGGGTACAGCGTCGTAGGGGAAGCAAGTGACGGTGCACAAGCAGTTGAAAAGTACAAAGAATTGGGACCTGATCTCGTAACTATGGATATTACCATGCCAGAGATGGATGGAATTTCTGCATTGAAAGAAATTAAAAAGTTGGATCCTAACGCGCGCGTGATCATGTGCTCTGCGATGGGACAACAAGCGATGGTAATCGATGCGATCCAGGCGGGCGCAAAAGACTTCATCGTAAAACCATTCCAGGCGGATCGCGTTCTGGAAGCGATCAAAAAGACAATGAGCTAATGATGATGATCCGGAATGCAGGGGCAAGACTCATTTTAGCCTTCAGTCTGATCCTGTTGCTTTTCGTCTCCTCCCTGCCGAGTACCGCATTTGCGGAAGGTTCAGTAGCGGATGCGTACAACCAGGGAAAAGTGCCAACTAGCAATGCGCCCGCCGGCAGTGAACAGCCGGCGGCCATTCCGGGCAGCGGAACAGGAAGTATGATCGGGTATCTGGTTCAAGTCATCTTTTCGCTTGGCTTTATTGCAGTATTGATCTTTTTATTGCTCCGTTTTCTTGGTCGACGTCAAGGGGCTCAAAGTCATGGACCGATTAAAGTGATTAGTGCTACTGCGCTAGGCAATGGCAAAACACTTCAGGTGGTTATGATCGGCGAGTCATTGTACATCGTGGGCGTGGGAGAAAACGTTCAATTGCTACGTAGAATCGAACCGGGTGAAGAGGTAGATCTGATCTTGGCTGACGCAGAGATCAAACCGATGAAAAGCCCATTCTCGCTAGAATGGCTCCCGTTCGGTAAGAAAAAGCAGGCGGAAGAAGAAATCTTGTTTTCTTCTGATATGGACGGCAAAAACTTTCAAGAGCTGTTGCAGGGTCAATGGAACGACTTGAAAAATCGTCCAAACCAAACAGAACATTGGAAGAAAGAGCAAGCTCAGGACAGAGGGGACCAAAAATGAAATATTTTTTGCAGGTGCTGATGCTTGTCGCAGTGTTGCTATCCGTACCTGATATGGTCATGGCGGCGCCAGCGGGGACACCGCTTGTTCCGAGCATTGATTTGAAGATAGGGGGCGGAACAGGAACACCGCAGGAGACATCGACGGCCATTCAGCTGTTACTGATTTTGACAGTACTATCTGTAGCTCCAGCGATTTTGCTTTTAATGACCAGTTTTGCGCGAATTATCATTGTCTTATCTTTTGTACGAAATGCGTTGGCAACTCAACAAATGCCACCGAATCAGGTATTGATTGCCCTTGCGTTATTTATGACTTTCTTCATCATGGCTCCGACACTCGGACAAGTAAACGAAACAGCCGTGCAGCCATTTATGCAAGGAAAGCTAACGCAACAACAGGCATTTGACGCAGCGGTTATACCCTTTAAGCAATTTATGGCAAAGCAGACGCGTGAAAAAGATTTAGCACTCTTTCTGGAATATACAAAAGCCGAACGACCAAAATCGATCCAGGATATTCCTTTGAATGCGCTGGTACCTGCTTATGCCATTAGCGAATTGAAGACGGCTTTTCAGATCGGCTTTATGATATTCATTCCTTTTCTCGTAATTGATATGATCGTCTCCAGTATTTTGATGGGGATGGGGATGATGATGTTACCGCCGGTTATGATTTCGTTGCCGTTTAAGATTTTATTGTTCATCATGGTGGACGGCTGGTATCTCATCGTGAGATCACTTTTGACCAGTTTTTAGCGACATTCCGAATGCCTCAGGAGGTAGAGCATGACACAAGAATTACTTATGCAGATTGCCCAAAGCTCTGTTTATACCATCCTGCTGATTTCGGCACCCGCACTTGGGGTCGCCCTACTGGTCGGTTTGATGGTCAGCGTCTTTCAGGCAACGACACAAATTCAGGAGCAGACACTCGCTTTCATTCCAAAGATCGTGGCCGTATTTGTCGTGATTTTGGCTGCGGGTCCATGGATGCTTCGGGTACTGCTTGATTTTACGATGGGGATCTTCGGTAACCTTCATCGTTTTGTTGGGTAGCATATGAATCTTTTTCTGATGTATCTGCCCGTATTCTTGCTTGTTTTTGTCCGGATGAGTGCCTTTTTTGTAACGGCACCGTTCTTTTCCATCCGTGGTGTACCGAATCAGTTTAAAATCGGTCTTGCGTTTATCATTGCCGTCATCAGCTTTCAATCCTTGCCGGTACAAGGCGAGATTCCAATGGATTTGACATTTATTCTGTATGTCATGAAGGAAGTGCTTGTTGGTGTCATTCTTGGTTACATATGTGAAATGATGTTTATCGCCATTCAGGTTGCCGGCGGAATGATGGACATGCAGATGGGTCTTGCGATGGCAAACGTGATTGACCCGAAAACGGGTGCATATATCCCGGTGACAGGTAACTTCAAAAACATACTCGCTGTCCTATACTTTTTCAGTATTGACGGGCATCACATGCTAATACGAGGTGTGATAAGCAGTTACCAGGTTATACCAGTGGATGTCATGTGGGCTGCTTTCGGAAGCGAAAACGTTATGAATACAGCAGTAAAAACATTTCTAACGATGTTTACGAGTGCGTTTATGATTGCGGCACCTATCGTCGTTGCGTTGTTTCTGGTTGATCTCTCTCTTGGTATTATCGCCAAATCTGTCCCGCAGTTTAATATCTTTGTGGTGGGTTTGCCCATTAAACTGCTTGCGGGCTTTTTACTGCTAATCGTGGTGATGCCTGCGTTCTTGCTGACCCTGAACGGATTGTTTGGGAACATGTTCCGGGCACTTGCAGAAATGATGAAATCGCTCGGAGGATCACCATGAATCAATTAAGGCTTTCTTATCAAGTAGATCTTCAATTTTTTAATGGGGAAAAGACAGAAAAAGCTACGCCCAAGAAAAAGCAAGACGCACGAAAAAAAGGGCAAGTTGCGAAAAGTCAGGATCTTTCCCCAGCCTTATCTTTGACTGCATTTTTCTTTCTGTTAATGATGCTTGGCTCTACCATGCTAGGCACCTTTCAAGATTTGATGCGGGAGTCATTGATTACATACACGACGTGGCAATTAAATGAAGAAAATTTAAAAGTCATGGTGATGCAACTCGTATTTGAAGCGATTAAAATTGTAGGACCTATCTTAGGCTTGAGTTTTCTTGTCGCGTTTGCGGTGAACTACATGCAAGTAGGCTGGCATATTAGTGCAGAGCCCCTTCAAATGAAGTTGGAAAAGATCGATCCGATTAAAGGGGCAAAAAGAATTTTTTCCTTACGCTCACTCGTAGAGCTGCTGAAGTCTTTATTAAAAATAAGCGCAGGCATATACGTCGCGTACGTCATTTTGTGGAATGCAAAGGAACAAGTTGTACAGCTTTCCTTATTGTCTCTCGGAGCAGTGTTATCGTTTACTGCCGAAGAGGTGACAAAGCTAGGAATCTATCTCGGGTTATTGCTTTTCATTCTCGCGGTTCTGGACTACGCCTATCAGCGTTATGAGCATGAAAAGAATCTGCGAATGTCCAAGCAGGATCTCAAGGACGAGCATAAGCAAGCGGAAGGTGATCCGCTCGTTAAAGGGAAGATTCGTGAACGGCAAAGAAGTATGGCCATTCGCCGTATGATGCAGGAGCTTCCCAAAGCGGATGTCATTATTACGAACCCGACTCACTTTGCTGTTGCCGTTCGCTATGATGCAAGTGCGATGAGTGCACCGACGGTAATCGCCAAAGGGCAAGACTATCTAGCATTAAAAATAAGGGAAGTAGCGAAAAAGCATCGTATCGTTACCATGGAAAACAAGCCCTTGGCCCGGGCTCTCTATAGTCAAGTTGAAGTTGGGCAACAAATTCCCGAAGAGATGTTTAAAGCGGTCGCGGAAGTTCTCGCGTACGTCTACAAGCTGCAAGGGAAAGTGAAATAAATGGAAGGAGGATAACCAGTGGGATTCAAATTTAAAGAAGTTGGTACGATCCTTTTTGTCATAAGCATTGTTGTCATGATGGTAATCCCACTTCCTTCAGCGCTTCTTGATTTGCTGTTGATTTTGAATATCTCCCTTGCATTGACCATCTTGCTTGTGTCGATGTATACAAAAGAAACTTTGGAATTCTCGATCTTTCCGACGGTTTTGCTTATTACAACACTTTTTCGACTAGCCTTGAACGTGTCGACGACGAGAAATATTCTATCGCACGGTGAAGGCGGTAAAGTTATTGAAACGTTTGGTAGCTTTGTAGTCGGTGGTAATCAAGTCGTCGGTTTCGTCGTGTTTCTGATCTTGATCATCATTCAGTTTATCGTAATCACGAAAGGTTCTGAGCGTGTAGCTGAGGTAGCAGCACGTTTTACGCTCGACGCGATGCCTGGTAAACAGATGAGTATCGACGCCGATCTGAATGCAGGAATGATCACAGAAGCAGATGCACGTGTCCGAAGAAAAAAGATTGAGAACGAAGCTGACTTTTATGGAGCAATGGATGGTGCCAGCAAATTCGTAAAAGGGGACGCCATCGCGGGTATTATCATTTTTATTGTAAATATTATCGGTGGTTTTATCATCGGGATGCTCATTCACGATATGAGCTTTGCAGAATCTGCCTCTCGATTCACTACCATGTCTGTCGGTGACGCACTGGTGAGCCAGATTCCAGCGCTCTTAATCTCGACTGCAGCGGGTATTATTGTAACGCGTTCCACTTCTGGTGAAGGCCTGGGTGAAGACATCGTTAAGCAAATGTTCAGCTTTCCGCGTCTTCTCTATATCGTAGCCGGATGCATGTTATTGCTGGGGATCTTTACACCGATTGGAATTCTGCCTGTACTTCCGGTATGCGGGATAATGGGATTTGCTGCTTGGAAAATGGAGAAGAACCAAAAGATGCAAATCCAAGAATCCGCCGACCAGGTGGAAGAGCAGCAATTGGAAGAAGTACGTAGTCCAGAAAGTGTCGTGAACCTGTTACAGGTCGATCCGATCGAATTCGAGTTCGGTTATGGCTTAATTCCGCTTGCCGATGTGAAGCAGGGAGGAGATTTGTTAGATCGGGTCATTATGATTCGAAGACAAATCGCACTCGAGATGGGGATCGTTGTACCGGTCATTCGTATACGTGACAACATCCAGCTTCGACCGAATGAATATATGATTAAAATAAAAGGCAACCAGGTCGCAAAAGGCGAAATTATGCTGGATCACTATCTGGCGATGAGCCCGGGGATCGAAGATGATTCCATTGTTGGTATAGAAACCGTAGAACCTGCGTTTGGATTGCCTGCATTATGGGTAACAGAAGAGAATAAGGAGATTGCTGAGCTGTCTGGCTATACAGTTGTCGATCCGCCATCTGTTGTGGCTACCCACCTGACAGAGGTTATCAAGCGACATGCCCACGAATTGTTAGGTCGCCAGGAAACAAGGGCTCTAATCGACAATGTACGGGAGACAGCACCAGTTCTCGTAGACGAGCTGATTCCAAGTATGCTCGCCATTGGGGACGTACAAAAAGTATTGCAAAAGCTGTTGCGTGAAAAAGTGTCTGTTCGAAATCTCAACGTCATCCTCGAAGCACTTGCGGATCATGCCTTGTATACAAAAGATCCAGATGTACTGACAGAATATGTGAGACAGGCGATAGCGAGACAGATCACACTCCAATTTACGGAGCCAGGGCAACCACTTCGCGTGCTTACAGCTGGAGCAGGATTGGAAAAAGCAATCTCTGAACGTGTGGAACAGTCTGAGCAAGGAAGCTATCTGGCGATGGATCCGGAAACGTCTCAGCGAATTTTCCAAAACATGTCGACTGAAGTGAGCAAAATGATCAACTCGGGTCAACAGCCGATCATTATTTCATCACCAGCGGTCCGAATGTACTTGCGTCAATTAGTAGATCGCATGATGCCAGACGTTCCCGTTTTGTCGTACAGCGAGCTCGAACCACATGTTGAAGTGCAAAGCGTAGGGATGGTGAACATTTCGTGAGGGTAAAACGTTACATTGTCGATTCGATGCCAGAAGCAATGGAAAAAATCAGGACGGACTTAGGAATGGATGCAGTGATTCTTAATTCCAAGCCGATCAAATCAGGTGGATTGTTCGGGATGTTTGGCAAACAACGAATCGAAGTAATCGCTGCTGTCGATGAAAAGGCATCCGAGCGAGAAAATCCCACAGTAGCAGCTGAACATCGAACCAACAACGTTTTGCCCAAATCGCAGACGGGTACATACACGGCTGCTCAAGCGTATCGAAGACCGACTGTAACAAAAACATCAGTGACTCAACAAACTGAATCAACAAGTAGAGAGCAGGTCGTAGCCGCGATGACACAAGTCGCGGTTGCGACGCCTCCAAAAGAAGAGATCTCAGATACGAGAGCTGTGCAAAAGCAAGGAGAGCCAGCTGAGCAGCAAGCTCCTGTCATGACATCCGAAGAAAGAGCTTTACCCGCAAGCAATCATGACGCGATTGCTACTGAAATGAGAGATATGCGTCAAATGTTTCAAAAGCTGTTGGTGCATGACTTAAGTGAACAACTTCCTCCGGCGGTACAGTCTATTCGTGCAAAGTTATTGAAGCAAGAAGTGACGGAAGAGCTAACAGCGGAAATCATTCGAAAAGTGATGGAAAAGTCGCAACCGGGTGAAAAGTGGGCGGAGGAAGAAGCGTTTACCGTTTGCCGAACAATCATCACTTCCATGATCGAGCCATATACAGCATCTTCGCCAAAGCTGGGTAGGAACGTACGGTATGCTTTCTTTTTCGGCCCGACAGGGGTTGGAAAAACAACGACCATTGCGAAGCTTGCGGCGAACAGCATGTTGAAGGAAAAGCGAAAAATCGGTTTTATCACGGCTGATACGTATCGAATGGCGGCTGTAGAACAATTGAAGACGTACGCAAACATCTTGAATGTCCCGCTGGAGGTTGTCTTTTCTCCAAAAGAAATGGCGGCAGCGATGGAGCGCTTAAGTGATTGTGACCTCATTTTTGTAGATACAGCTGGACGAAATTTTCGCAACGATGAGTACGTCGAAGGCATTCGCGAATTGTTGGAGCATGGAAAAGACAGCGTGAACTACCTAGTACTTAGCTTGAGCTCCAAATTCAATGATATGAAAGCGATCGTCCAAAATTTTGCGGAAGTTCAAGTGAAGCAAGTCATTTTTACAAAAGCGGATGAAACGAACAGCTTTGGCACGATGTTGAATGTTTGTCAGGAGATGAATCTACAGCTCTCCTATGTAACGACAGGTCAAAATGTACCAGATGATATCGTTGTAGCTACACCCGAGCTGGTTTCAACGATGATTATGGGAGAGTAAACAGATGCGTGACCAAGCAGAGCAACTCCGTGAGAGGATGCTACAAAACAAGAAGACACAACCAACTAGACTGGTAACAGTGACGAGTGGAAAAGGTGGTGTCGGCAAGTCCAATTTCAGCTTGAATTTTGGACTTGGTTTGATTGAGAAGGGTCATAAGGCGGTTTTGTTTGACTTGGATCTGGGTCTTGCAAATCTGGATGTGTTAATGGGAATTACCCCAAAAAAGCATCTGTTTCATTTGTTAGAGCCAGATACGACTGTTTGGGACATTATCGAGCACGGACCAGGAGGCTTAGAATTCATCGCGGGTGGTTCTGGATTTACGCAGATCATGCAGTTAGATGATGAGAAGCTTGATCGCTTATTCTCACATCTGGACCCATTGCAGGGATATGCGGACACCATTATTTTTGATACGGGAGCAGGTTTTTCAAAAGAATCCATGCGATTCATGCTCTCCTCAGACGAGGTCATCCTTGTTACCACACCCGAACCACCAGCGATAACGGATGCGTATGCAGTCATCAAGATGCTACACGCACGTAATCCCGCTGTTTCCATTCGATTGGTGATAAACCGAGCATCATCGGAGAGAGAAGGGAAAATGACAGCGGACAAGCTTGCGATGGTTTCCAAACGTTTTTTGAATATGGA
The window above is part of the Brevibacillus antibioticus genome. Proteins encoded here:
- the flgG gene encoding flagellar basal body rod protein FlgG, which produces MLRSMYSGISGLRGFQTKLDVIGNNIANVNTVGFKKGRVMFQDILSQNVQGAGAPTAGGKGGTNPTQIGLGASIASVDTVFSAGSPMTTNLPTDLSIEGDGFFMVSPDDGATIYYTRAGNFTRDAEGYLVNSQGMKLMNSDPGAIQISQNDGIVSYSIGKDGVITTVDETGALDSTNTIGVMTFNNPGGLKKIGNNLYENTVNAGANDGDPMTPVTPADAKVSIIAGQLEMSNVDLSEEFTEMIVAQRGFQANSRIITTSDTVLEELVNLKR
- a CDS encoding flagellar FlbD family protein, producing the protein MIKLTRFNGSTFYLNITHIETVEGTPDSVITLFNDRKYIVKDSVESIAERVQAFYHNVPPATSVPKMPGDSNE
- a CDS encoding flagellar basal body-associated FliL family protein, giving the protein MFQNRLFNMALIIIIAISLLGVISFVLWQTYLSPAAQTSSTEEQEVKPLTAEQMKEFSVDTGEITTNLLTNNYMIVRFSITTDSSAAKTELEQRLPQVNQVIIKTLAGLTPEDIKGTEGVNKLEAKIMNEISSLMQEGKIVQVVTTKRVLS
- the fliM gene encoding flagellar motor switch protein FliM — translated: MAEVLSQSEIDALLAALSSGEMDANELKKEETERKVKVYDFKRALRFSKDQIRGLTRIHENYARLLTTYFSAQLRTFVQITVASVDQLPYDEFIRSIPKMTILNIFEAPPLEGRMVLEVNPNIAYTMLDRLLGGQGAIPEKMGALTEIETTVMERVFGKALDTFHEAWKQIIELDPYQEGLEMNPQFMQIVSPNEIVVVISFSTKIGDTTGMINLCLPHVVLEPIMTKLSGQYWFSKQKKTRDEEERLRVEERVKVANLPIVAEMGTATITVGDFLQLQKGDVIQLDQSIDNKLKIKVGDHLKFLGQPGTLKGRVAVQIDEVIEEGDEQNE
- the fliY gene encoding flagellar motor switch phosphatase FliY, producing the protein MSRDMLSQDEIDALLRANNLVEDEEEAVSAVNQDVADFLSPFEQDALGEIGNISFGSAATALSTLLSQKVDITTPTVSVVNVDELESEFPIPHVAVHVEYTDGFKGINLLVIRMEDAAVIADLMMGGDGRPASTEMSELHISAVQEAMNQMMGSAATSMSTIFNQFINITPPGIDVMDLAQGKGGDSFSDDDSPLVKVSFRLKVGEHGELIDSNIMQLLPLSFAKKMIDRLVGGAGDEEAAAALIDEIEMPSLPAMGLSAPSVQPSVQEQPQGHVPPVAQPPQAQQQPMYQQPPGYAPPMGYPGQPPMYPDAYGQQMMPPGYAPYPGMYQQPPMAPPTPQHFGGPAASQANVVPAQFAPLGGAPMYTGDIQNLNLLHDIPLQVTVELGRTKKLIREILDLSAGSIIQLDKLAGEHVDILVNNKLIAKGEVVVIDENFGVRVTDIISQIDRVQKLQ
- a CDS encoding response regulator, translated to MSNKVLIVDDAAFMRMMIKEILSKNGYSVVGEASDGAQAVEKYKELGPDLVTMDITMPEMDGISALKEIKKLDPNARVIMCSAMGQQAMVIDAIQAGAKDFIVKPFQADRVLEAIKKTMS
- a CDS encoding flagellar biosynthetic protein FliO, whose translation is MMMIRNAGARLILAFSLILLLFVSSLPSTAFAEGSVADAYNQGKVPTSNAPAGSEQPAAIPGSGTGSMIGYLVQVIFSLGFIAVLIFLLLRFLGRRQGAQSHGPIKVISATALGNGKTLQVVMIGESLYIVGVGENVQLLRRIEPGEEVDLILADAEIKPMKSPFSLEWLPFGKKKQAEEEILFSSDMDGKNFQELLQGQWNDLKNRPNQTEHWKKEQAQDRGDQK
- the fliP gene encoding flagellar type III secretion system pore protein FliP (The bacterial flagellar biogenesis protein FliP forms a type III secretion system (T3SS)-type pore required for flagellar assembly.), with protein sequence MKYFLQVLMLVAVLLSVPDMVMAAPAGTPLVPSIDLKIGGGTGTPQETSTAIQLLLILTVLSVAPAILLLMTSFARIIIVLSFVRNALATQQMPPNQVLIALALFMTFFIMAPTLGQVNETAVQPFMQGKLTQQQAFDAAVIPFKQFMAKQTREKDLALFLEYTKAERPKSIQDIPLNALVPAYAISELKTAFQIGFMIFIPFLVIDMIVSSILMGMGMMMLPPVMISLPFKILLFIMVDGWYLIVRSLLTSF
- the fliQ gene encoding flagellar biosynthesis protein FliQ; the encoded protein is MTQELLMQIAQSSVYTILLISAPALGVALLVGLMVSVFQATTQIQEQTLAFIPKIVAVFVVILAAGPWMLRVLLDFTMGIFGNLHRFVG
- the fliR gene encoding flagellar biosynthetic protein FliR — translated: MNLFLMYLPVFLLVFVRMSAFFVTAPFFSIRGVPNQFKIGLAFIIAVISFQSLPVQGEIPMDLTFILYVMKEVLVGVILGYICEMMFIAIQVAGGMMDMQMGLAMANVIDPKTGAYIPVTGNFKNILAVLYFFSIDGHHMLIRGVISSYQVIPVDVMWAAFGSENVMNTAVKTFLTMFTSAFMIAAPIVVALFLVDLSLGIIAKSVPQFNIFVVGLPIKLLAGFLLLIVVMPAFLLTLNGLFGNMFRALAEMMKSLGGSP
- the flhB gene encoding flagellar biosynthesis protein FlhB, translated to MNQLRLSYQVDLQFFNGEKTEKATPKKKQDARKKGQVAKSQDLSPALSLTAFFFLLMMLGSTMLGTFQDLMRESLITYTTWQLNEENLKVMVMQLVFEAIKIVGPILGLSFLVAFAVNYMQVGWHISAEPLQMKLEKIDPIKGAKRIFSLRSLVELLKSLLKISAGIYVAYVILWNAKEQVVQLSLLSLGAVLSFTAEEVTKLGIYLGLLLFILAVLDYAYQRYEHEKNLRMSKQDLKDEHKQAEGDPLVKGKIRERQRSMAIRRMMQELPKADVIITNPTHFAVAVRYDASAMSAPTVIAKGQDYLALKIREVAKKHRIVTMENKPLARALYSQVEVGQQIPEEMFKAVAEVLAYVYKLQGKVK